One window of the Bacillota bacterium genome contains the following:
- a CDS encoding transposase, whose protein sequence is MAQYHATIELLACAQLEQQPGLRDISAMLNKIKDSKGKLVVIITNMLDLLASEISCIYRHRWQIELFFKWIKQHLKIKHFYGLSLAAVENQIFIALITYCLALLLPSRTGSRGPLLHVTQLLKNCICLPFIAFIKLLKREAARFSKGRRKLKDEMIIYRFTVKQVMSGDLDSFKVKLFYATLLKKYIIKIKEAGITIQDHSQSVQNFSFKFLTSNLTYLPPSMEINMPAATAVPITPATYGLCP, encoded by the coding sequence ATGGCTCAATACCATGCTACCATCGAATTATTAGCTTGCGCTCAGCTTGAGCAACAGCCAGGCCTCCGGGATATCAGCGCTATGCTTAATAAAATTAAGGACAGCAAAGGCAAGCTGGTAGTAATCATTACCAATATGCTTGATTTGCTGGCAAGCGAAATCTCCTGCATTTATCGCCACCGCTGGCAGATAGAACTGTTTTTCAAGTGGATAAAACAGCACCTTAAGATCAAACACTTCTATGGCTTAAGCCTGGCGGCGGTAGAAAATCAGATATTCATAGCCTTAATCACCTACTGTCTGGCTTTATTGCTCCCGTCGCGAACTGGTAGTCGGGGGCCGCTGCTACATGTAACCCAGTTGCTGAAAAACTGTATTTGTCTGCCGTTTATCGCATTTATAAAACTGCTCAAGCGCGAGGCAGCAAGGTTTTCAAAAGGGCGGCGGAAGCTCAAAGACGAAATGATAATATACCGATTCACCGTAAAGCAGGTGATGTCTGGGGATTTAGACTCTTTTAAGGTCAAATTATTTTATGCAACACTACTGAAAAAATATATAATAAAAATAAAAGAGGCCGGGATCACCATACAGGATCACTCCCAGTCCGTTCAAAATTTTTCCTTTAAGTTTTTAACCTCAAATTTAACCTATTTACCTCCAAGCATGGAGATAAACATGCCAGCAGCGACAGCTGTCCCAATAACCCCAGCCACTTATGGTCTTTGTCCTTGA
- the bioB gene encoding biotin synthase BioB, translated as MLRELVTRIKAGGEITYEEAKECSSLEGTKLFELLYWAGDLTRYYHGQKVDLCAIINAKSGRCSEDCQYCAQSAHYQTSAESYPLLSAEQVLVHAKEMEAAGVKRYALVTSGRGLGDRDFAQTLEIYDLLRRHTNLSLCASFGIISLDKLRQLKEVGVTRYHHNLETNQSYFGKICTTHTYDERIATIKNAQQVGLQVCSGGIISLGETWDDRLELAFTLKALQVDSVPINILHPIKGTPLESQPVMSPLDILKTIAIFRLIMPQTSLRICGGRENALRDLQALVLTAGIDAVLVGNYLTTKGRTIAIDIQMIYDLGLNV; from the coding sequence ATGTTAAGAGAGCTGGTAACCAGGATTAAAGCTGGAGGAGAAATTACTTATGAGGAGGCTAAAGAGTGTTCATCCCTTGAAGGGACAAAGTTATTCGAATTGCTCTATTGGGCTGGTGATTTGACACGTTACTATCATGGCCAGAAGGTTGACCTGTGTGCTATTATCAACGCTAAATCAGGACGTTGTTCGGAAGATTGCCAATACTGTGCCCAATCCGCCCATTATCAAACAAGTGCCGAGAGTTATCCCCTACTCTCGGCTGAACAAGTTTTAGTACACGCTAAAGAAATGGAAGCTGCTGGCGTGAAACGGTATGCGTTGGTCACCAGCGGACGTGGGTTAGGTGATCGAGACTTCGCTCAAACCCTGGAAATTTATGACCTACTGCGCCGTCATACTAACCTGAGCCTGTGTGCCTCTTTTGGTATCATCAGCCTTGATAAACTCAGACAGCTAAAAGAAGTCGGCGTAACCAGATATCACCACAACCTTGAAACCAACCAGAGTTACTTTGGAAAAATCTGCACCACTCACACCTACGATGAACGCATCGCGACCATCAAAAATGCCCAGCAGGTTGGGCTTCAGGTCTGCAGTGGGGGGATCATCTCCCTCGGCGAAACTTGGGATGACCGACTTGAGCTGGCCTTTACCTTAAAGGCACTTCAGGTCGACTCCGTGCCTATTAACATCTTGCACCCCATCAAAGGCACGCCTTTAGAAAGTCAACCTGTAATGTCGCCTTTGGACATTCTCAAAACCATCGCCATCTTTCGTTTGATCATGCCCCAGACCAGTTTACGAATTTGTGGTGGACGGGAAAACGCGCTCAGGGACTTACAGGCTCTGGTTTTAACGGCTGGTATTGATGCCGTTCTGGTTGGGAACTATTTGACCACAAAAGGTAGAACTATAGCCATAGACATTCAAATGATTTACGATTTAGGGTTAAACGTATGA
- the bioA gene encoding adenosylmethionine--8-amino-7-oxononanoate transaminase, with protein MTTYSIEHLAEWDKEFVWHPFTQMQEYRQEEPLIIERGEGSYLIDVMGRRYLDGISSLWVTVHGHNHPVLNSALKKQIDQIAHSTLLGLANVPSILLAKKLVEISPPGLNKVFYSDAGATAVEIALKIAYQYWQLKDNGRYKSKTKFISLGEAYHGDTIGSVSVGGIELFHSIFKPLLFNVYHIPTPYCYRCPLSQATDGCQQECLAVAEQVISEHAHEVAALIIEPLVQGAAGMIVQPPGFLRRLREICTRYNVLLICDEVAVGFGRTGTMFASEQEGVSPDLMCVAKGLTGGYLPLAATLTTDEVYSAFLGKHSENKTFFHGHTYTGNPLGCAVALASLRLFEENNLLASVQEKAAFLAQELKRFNELPHVGEIRQKGMMIGIELVQDKATKTPYPPEINIGHQVILEARRRGLVIRPLGNVIVLMPILAMSLDELKQVVDITYDSIRVVTEVSRKC; from the coding sequence ATGACTACATATTCAATTGAGCACTTGGCTGAATGGGACAAGGAGTTTGTCTGGCATCCCTTTACCCAGATGCAAGAGTATCGACAGGAAGAACCACTCATTATTGAGCGAGGAGAAGGTAGTTATCTCATTGATGTTATGGGAAGACGCTACCTGGACGGAATTTCTTCACTATGGGTAACCGTCCATGGACACAACCATCCCGTCCTTAATTCAGCCCTCAAAAAACAGATTGACCAGATCGCCCATTCTACCCTGCTTGGCCTGGCCAATGTCCCGTCCATTTTGCTGGCTAAAAAATTAGTAGAAATTAGCCCTCCAGGGCTGAATAAAGTTTTCTATTCCGATGCCGGCGCTACCGCAGTTGAAATCGCCCTGAAGATCGCCTACCAGTACTGGCAATTGAAAGACAATGGTCGATACAAGTCAAAAACCAAGTTCATCTCGCTCGGAGAAGCTTACCACGGGGATACGATTGGCTCAGTCAGCGTTGGTGGCATTGAATTATTTCACTCCATTTTCAAACCTCTCCTATTCAATGTCTACCATATTCCCACTCCTTATTGCTACCGTTGTCCGCTTAGTCAGGCGACTGACGGTTGTCAGCAGGAATGCCTGGCAGTGGCAGAACAAGTGATCAGCGAACACGCCCATGAAGTCGCCGCCTTAATTATCGAACCCCTGGTTCAGGGAGCTGCAGGGATGATCGTCCAACCGCCGGGATTCCTCCGCCGTCTTAGGGAAATCTGCACCCGGTATAATGTATTGCTGATCTGTGACGAGGTGGCTGTCGGCTTTGGTCGGACTGGCACCATGTTCGCTTCTGAACAAGAAGGAGTATCCCCTGATTTGATGTGTGTGGCCAAAGGTCTTACTGGCGGCTACCTGCCGCTGGCGGCCACCTTGACGACCGACGAGGTTTATTCGGCCTTTCTGGGGAAACACAGCGAAAACAAGACCTTCTTTCATGGCCATACCTATACGGGCAACCCGCTGGGATGCGCCGTGGCCTTAGCCAGCCTCAGACTATTCGAAGAAAACAATCTGCTTGCGTCAGTTCAGGAAAAAGCCGCTTTTCTGGCTCAAGAATTGAAGCGATTTAACGAATTACCTCACGTGGGAGAAATCCGCCAAAAGGGAATGATGATTGGGATCGAACTGGTTCAAGACAAGGCAACAAAAACACCTTATCCGCCTGAAATAAATATCGGTCACCAGGTTATTCTGGAAGCCCGCCGACGTGGTCTCGTCATCCGGCCCCTGGGGAATGTCATTGTCCTCATGCCCATTCTGGCCATGAGCCTTGATGAACTCAAGCAAGTTGTCGACATCACCTATGACTCGATTCGGGTCGTTACGGAGGTGAGCCGCAAATGTTAA
- the bioD gene encoding dethiobiotin synthase: MTKGYFITGTDTGVGKTVVTAGLMAGWRQRGIEAIAMKPVATGGVLVDGQLIAEDAQFYLKTGNLDLPQSDINCYCFQPAVSPHLAAALTGQQIQLSVIRQAFTRLTKQYQLVLVEGAGGLCVPLTGPEFTMADLAKDLGLPLIIVARPGLGTINHTVLTVKWAQHLGLTVKGIIINGCNPTGLDLMEQNNVAMITQMTGAPILGLLPQVDGLSVEKNNPVNLVEIINAHLNWHELLEP, translated from the coding sequence TTGACTAAAGGCTACTTCATTACCGGTACCGACACCGGCGTAGGCAAAACGGTTGTTACCGCCGGACTAATGGCTGGATGGCGACAGCGTGGAATTGAAGCGATCGCCATGAAACCCGTAGCCACTGGAGGAGTCTTGGTAGACGGTCAATTAATTGCCGAGGACGCCCAGTTCTATCTAAAAACAGGTAATCTAGACCTGCCGCAAAGCGACATCAATTGTTACTGTTTTCAACCCGCCGTTTCGCCACATCTAGCTGCGGCTCTAACCGGCCAACAGATCCAGTTATCGGTGATCCGGCAAGCCTTCACTCGGCTGACTAAGCAATACCAGCTCGTCCTGGTTGAAGGAGCCGGTGGATTGTGCGTCCCCTTGACTGGGCCGGAGTTTACCATGGCCGATTTGGCAAAGGACCTGGGACTGCCACTAATTATTGTCGCCCGACCGGGTTTAGGCACCATTAACCATACCGTCCTTACCGTAAAATGGGCCCAACACCTTGGTCTAACTGTTAAAGGGATCATCATCAACGGCTGTAACCCGACCGGTCTTGACCTGATGGAACAAAATAACGTGGCCATGATCACGCAAATGACCGGTGCCCCCATTCTTGGATTACTCCCTCAGGTTGATGGTCTAAGCGTGGAAAAAAACAATCCGGTGAACCTTGTGGAAATAATAAACGCCCACCTAAACTGGCATGAATTACTTGAGCCGTAA
- a CDS encoding biotin transporter BioY, producing MVLAAMFAALTAVGAFVKIPIPYVPFTLQFFFVLLAGALLGSRLGLLSQLVYLTVGLIGIPVFTMGGGPSYILQPTFGYLIGFAVTAYVVGRLTETQTEIKFYRCLLANLAGLAVTYTFGVIYLFLIVNWVLHKTLPFSQAVWFGAVICSPGDIILSIIGAAVSVKLGRALPNLRKREMIVN from the coding sequence ATGGTTTTGGCCGCTATGTTTGCCGCCTTAACCGCTGTTGGGGCTTTTGTCAAGATCCCCATCCCTTACGTACCGTTTACGTTACAGTTTTTCTTTGTTCTGCTGGCCGGTGCTCTGCTGGGTAGTCGACTAGGCTTACTCAGCCAATTAGTTTACTTGACAGTAGGTTTAATTGGGATACCAGTTTTTACTATGGGTGGAGGGCCATCATACATCCTTCAACCTACTTTCGGTTATCTTATTGGGTTTGCAGTTACCGCCTATGTTGTCGGCCGTTTAACTGAAACACAGACGGAAATTAAGTTTTATCGCTGCTTATTAGCTAACCTTGCTGGTTTGGCAGTAACATATACATTCGGGGTAATTTACCTGTTTCTCATTGTCAACTGGGTATTACATAAAACCTTACCCTTCAGTCAGGCTGTTTGGTTTGGGGCTGTGATTTGTTCACCCGGCGATATTATTCTGTCAATCATCGGAGCTGCTGTCAGTGTCAAGCTCGGTAGAGCATTACCTAATCTCAGGAAAAGGGAGATGATCGTCAATTGA
- a CDS encoding ATP-binding cassette domain-containing protein: MIQVRNLTFSYSNATAPALKNINLNISPGEFVGVVGPTGAGKSTFTMCLNGVIPHFQPGDFAGTVICDGKNTAEHSCAALACSIGSVFQDPEAQLVLAIVEDEIAFGLENLNTPRNEIHSRITESLELVGISQLRHSPTTQLSGGQKQRVAIAAAVALRPKILVLDEPTSELDPQGALDVFNTLKKLNREYNITIVIVEQKVQLLSQYCSRLIVMDQGRIILDGPTRMVLAQQDLLQNLGINCPPVTQLAYRLKKAGMYGGDLPVNVEEAYLIVCQVLSRQSSRKLGVM; this comes from the coding sequence ATGATTCAGGTCAGGAATCTTACCTTTAGCTACAGCAATGCTACTGCCCCGGCGCTTAAGAATATAAACCTGAATATCTCCCCAGGAGAATTCGTGGGCGTAGTCGGCCCCACGGGAGCCGGCAAGTCCACCTTCACGATGTGTTTAAACGGGGTGATCCCTCACTTCCAGCCGGGTGATTTTGCCGGGACGGTGATCTGCGACGGAAAGAATACAGCTGAGCACAGTTGTGCCGCTCTGGCCTGTTCCATCGGCAGTGTGTTTCAAGACCCGGAAGCCCAGCTTGTTTTAGCTATCGTCGAGGATGAAATAGCCTTCGGGTTAGAAAACCTCAACACACCGCGTAACGAAATTCATTCCCGGATTACCGAAAGCCTGGAGCTCGTCGGGATATCCCAGCTAAGACATTCCCCCACGACGCAACTTTCTGGCGGACAAAAACAACGGGTCGCTATCGCGGCCGCGGTCGCTCTTCGCCCCAAAATTCTGGTTTTGGATGAACCCACCTCAGAATTAGACCCACAGGGGGCACTTGATGTTTTCAACACCTTAAAAAAACTCAACCGGGAATACAACATCACCATCGTCATTGTCGAACAAAAGGTCCAGCTATTGTCCCAGTATTGTTCGCGGTTAATAGTTATGGATCAAGGCAGAATAATCCTCGACGGTCCAACCCGGATGGTTCTTGCTCAACAGGACCTTTTACAAAATCTAGGAATTAACTGTCCTCCTGTTACCCAACTGGCTTACCGGTTAAAAAAAGCCGGGATGTACGGTGGGGATTTGCCCGTAAATGTTGAAGAGGCCTATCTCATTGTCTGCCAGGTACTGTCAAGACAAAGCAGCCGAAAACTTGGAGTGATGTAA
- a CDS encoding energy-coupling factor transporter ATPase codes for MIHVQNLSYRYNNGSEILKGLSFTIKDGEFVAIIGQNGAGKTTLLKHFNGLLKPTAGRVLVNNLDVAKTKTSQLARQIGFLFQNPDHQIFCPTVYEEIAFGLKNLGINHSDLDMLVRQAAEKVGISTYLQCNPFSLSKGQRQRVALASVLAVNTENLVLDEPTTGLDYQEGIAIMEIIKKLNEEGKTIIIVTHDMELVARYAKRVIILKNGEVLQDGPTKKVLSKTASLAASGLQPPQIYLLAEKFHKQGLFNDVYTVEEMFNAIMFYLGSEKNAGLR; via the coding sequence ATGATCCATGTGCAAAACTTGAGTTATCGTTATAACAACGGCAGCGAAATCTTAAAAGGACTCAGTTTCACCATTAAGGATGGTGAGTTTGTCGCCATCATCGGGCAAAACGGCGCAGGAAAAACCACTCTCTTAAAGCACTTTAACGGTCTGTTAAAACCAACCGCGGGTAGAGTACTAGTCAATAACCTGGACGTGGCTAAGACCAAAACCAGCCAGCTTGCCCGTCAGATCGGGTTTCTGTTTCAGAACCCGGACCACCAGATTTTTTGCCCGACAGTCTACGAAGAAATCGCGTTCGGATTAAAAAACCTCGGGATAAACCACAGCGACCTGGACATGCTGGTGAGGCAGGCAGCAGAAAAGGTTGGAATCTCGACTTATCTACAGTGCAATCCCTTTTCTCTCAGCAAAGGTCAGCGCCAGCGAGTCGCCCTGGCTTCGGTCCTGGCCGTGAACACCGAAAATCTTGTCTTAGACGAACCCACCACCGGCCTGGATTACCAGGAAGGAATCGCGATTATGGAAATCATTAAGAAATTAAATGAAGAGGGGAAGACCATCATCATCGTCACCCATGACATGGAACTGGTAGCCAGATACGCCAAAAGGGTAATCATCCTGAAAAACGGCGAGGTGCTCCAGGATGGCCCCACCAAAAAGGTGCTGAGCAAAACGGCCAGTCTGGCTGCTTCAGGCCTGCAACCACCCCAGATTTACCTGCTGGCCGAGAAGTTTCATAAACAAGGTTTATTCAATGACGTCTACACCGTTGAGGAAATGTTTAACGCGATCATGTTTTATCTTGGAAGTGAGAAAAATGCCGGCCTTCGTTGA
- a CDS encoding energy-coupling factor transporter transmembrane protein EcfT, protein MPAFVEYVKGDSFLHRLNPMTKIVWTFVVIILSFRFAEPIILAGILMSNLLIALVGRVFNRILPVIKGLFVFALFLVVFQIFFVTEGQTLFYVIPYFHLGRITDVGLNLSLVMALRMVNTVSTIPILLMTTPVTDIVVLLVDKLRVPFKYAFILTIALRFFPTFLNEMEQILQAQMSRGYQADTRNPFKKLVIVVPLAIPLLVSAAKKAEKMAISMEVRGFGAGPRSNHREIIMSTADYMTLLALGTILISGLTF, encoded by the coding sequence ATGCCGGCCTTCGTTGAGTATGTCAAAGGAGATTCTTTTCTTCACCGACTGAACCCAATGACAAAGATTGTCTGGACATTTGTGGTTATCATCCTGAGTTTTCGCTTTGCCGAGCCAATAATCCTGGCCGGGATTTTGATGTCCAACCTGCTCATCGCCCTGGTCGGCCGGGTTTTCAACCGGATTTTACCAGTAATCAAAGGGTTGTTTGTGTTTGCCTTGTTCCTGGTTGTCTTCCAAATCTTTTTCGTCACTGAGGGCCAGACGCTTTTTTACGTGATACCGTATTTCCACCTTGGTCGAATCACTGACGTTGGGCTGAACCTTAGTCTGGTGATGGCCCTCCGCATGGTGAACACCGTTTCAACGATCCCAATTTTGCTCATGACCACCCCTGTAACCGACATCGTGGTTCTCCTGGTCGACAAGCTGAGAGTACCATTTAAATACGCATTTATCCTAACAATTGCGTTAAGGTTTTTCCCAACTTTCCTGAATGAAATGGAACAGATCCTGCAAGCTCAAATGTCCAGGGGTTACCAAGCAGACACCAGGAACCCTTTCAAGAAATTAGTTATCGTTGTTCCGCTGGCCATTCCCCTCTTGGTTTCGGCCGCAAAAAAAGCCGAAAAAATGGCTATCTCCATGGAAGTCAGAGGCTTCGGTGCCGGTCCCCGCTCAAACCATCGGGAAATTATAATGAGCACGGCCGATTATATGACTTTGCTGGCCTTGGGCACTATATTAATAAGCGGACTTACATTCTAA